One Novipirellula galeiformis DNA window includes the following coding sequences:
- a CDS encoding ATP-binding protein, which produces MDQPFRILVIEDNPDTRANLRDILELDGHEVFMASCFTDSQAVASGNNIGLVITDRRLPEGMIEEFLPQVKANSAGAEIIVVTGYGDMQSTISALRLGVSDYVIKPIIPDDIRSIVNRIAEKQRLQAALVEEHYFADQVLKTAESIVLVLDMQGHVIRLNPYFEKLTGWTAADLVGRDWFLSCIPEADRTWVKEMFVDTSRTRRNRGVLHDVLDKQGRCHRIRWSHAPLRNCDGTIEAVLAVGVDVSDLIEAQTRALQSERLAAIGQTMTALSHESRNALQRIKAAADVLSLEVAGNKNAEDDLHAIQRASGDLQCLLEEVRSFAAPFQVHRTETSLANVWQRAWGDIAATRAGRDAELIEPLDLDDQQIEIDTVRMEQVFRNLFENSLAACHDPVRIHVDCQYCDDIVEVRVTDNGPGFNVEQQAKLFEPFYTTKKSGTGLGMSICQRIIEAHGGTIDLEPSEIGASIVIRLPLEVHHDLSHQSQFASLD; this is translated from the coding sequence ATGGATCAACCGTTTCGTATCCTGGTCATCGAGGATAATCCCGATACGCGGGCGAATCTGCGCGACATTCTGGAGCTCGACGGGCACGAGGTCTTTATGGCCTCTTGTTTCACCGATTCCCAAGCGGTTGCCAGCGGGAACAATATCGGCTTGGTGATTACTGACCGCCGATTGCCTGAGGGGATGATTGAAGAGTTTCTGCCGCAGGTCAAAGCGAATTCGGCGGGGGCCGAAATCATTGTCGTGACCGGTTATGGCGACATGCAAAGTACGATTTCGGCGCTTCGCTTGGGCGTGAGCGACTACGTCATCAAGCCGATCATTCCCGACGACATCCGCAGCATCGTCAATCGCATTGCGGAGAAACAACGTTTGCAAGCGGCTTTAGTCGAAGAGCATTATTTTGCCGATCAAGTGCTAAAGACCGCCGAGTCGATTGTCTTGGTGCTCGATATGCAGGGGCACGTGATTCGCTTGAATCCCTATTTTGAAAAATTGACGGGTTGGACCGCTGCCGACTTGGTCGGGCGGGATTGGTTTTTGAGCTGTATCCCCGAGGCGGATCGTACTTGGGTCAAAGAGATGTTTGTTGACACCTCGCGTACTCGGCGCAACCGTGGCGTGTTGCATGATGTTTTGGACAAACAGGGACGTTGTCACCGGATCCGTTGGTCCCACGCTCCGTTGAGGAACTGCGACGGAACGATCGAGGCGGTGCTTGCCGTGGGGGTGGATGTCAGCGATTTGATAGAGGCCCAAACGCGGGCATTGCAGTCCGAGCGGTTGGCCGCGATCGGACAAACGATGACGGCGCTGTCCCATGAGAGTCGCAATGCATTGCAGCGCATCAAGGCTGCAGCCGATGTGCTCTCGTTGGAGGTTGCGGGAAACAAGAATGCCGAGGACGACCTGCATGCGATTCAACGCGCCAGCGGCGATTTGCAATGCCTGCTCGAAGAAGTGCGGTCCTTTGCAGCCCCGTTTCAAGTGCACCGTACCGAAACCTCGCTGGCCAACGTTTGGCAACGCGCCTGGGGTGATATCGCGGCGACCCGCGCCGGACGCGACGCGGAGTTGATCGAACCGCTCGATCTCGATGACCAGCAGATCGAGATCGATACGGTGCGGATGGAGCAAGTCTTTCGAAATCTGTTTGAAAACTCGTTGGCCGCTTGTCATGATCCCGTTCGTATCCATGTCGATTGCCAATACTGTGACGACATCGTGGAAGTTCGCGTCACCGACAATGGCCCCGGCTTTAACGTAGAACAACAGGCAAAGCTTTTCGAACCGTTCTACACGACCAAGAAATCGGGGACCGGATTAGGAATGTCGATTTGTCAACGCATTATCGAAGCGCACGGCGGAACCATTGATCTTGAACCCTCCGAGATTGGCGCCAGCATCGTGATTCGATTGCCTCTCGAAGTGCACCATGACCTGTCTCATCAGTCGCAGTTCGCGTCGCTTGATTGA
- a CDS encoding two-component system sensor histidine kinase NtrB: MNTKTQPFSDAPLARRMLEISPAAAAVIDPDGTILFVNEKLTELLGYTSEELVGRPSELFFPSGVNWFQEAQLARCVSQSDSNQRENEQSVVARDKNGHELHVTISVHQIANQRESPLLAHLVRGDQPSVDHDLLQSERLAAIAQMVSGLAHESRNALQRAVACLDLLELDLKNNPEQMILSQRIRDSLGDLIENYDEVRRYAEPITLKPQRVNLLHLCQVAFDEIAVEHDFFPHQLEFSRVSDRDVIAQLDREKMKQVFLAILENAIDAADEIARIEVACKRIRWQDNEAVKLTIHDHGHGFQCESLPKVFEPFYTTKQHGTGLGLAICRRIVEAHRGEIRAANHADGGGIIEMTLSVHPQPLSLPRQSPY, translated from the coding sequence ATGAACACCAAGACCCAGCCGTTTTCCGACGCCCCGTTAGCGCGCCGCATGCTAGAAATTTCCCCCGCCGCCGCTGCGGTGATCGATCCGGATGGGACGATCCTCTTTGTCAATGAAAAGCTGACTGAATTGCTTGGCTATACGAGCGAAGAACTCGTAGGGCGTCCCTCCGAACTCTTTTTTCCAAGCGGCGTCAATTGGTTCCAGGAAGCACAATTGGCGCGCTGTGTGTCACAATCGGATTCAAATCAGCGGGAAAACGAGCAATCCGTCGTTGCCCGCGATAAAAATGGACACGAGCTTCACGTCACGATTAGCGTGCACCAAATAGCGAATCAGCGTGAATCCCCCTTGCTCGCGCACCTTGTTCGCGGTGACCAGCCCTCGGTCGACCACGATCTGTTACAGTCCGAGCGACTCGCGGCGATTGCACAAATGGTCAGTGGTTTAGCACACGAAAGCCGAAATGCGTTGCAGCGTGCGGTGGCCTGTTTGGACCTGCTCGAACTCGATCTCAAGAATAATCCTGAACAAATGATCCTTTCTCAACGGATACGTGATTCGTTGGGGGATCTGATCGAAAACTATGACGAGGTGCGGCGCTATGCCGAACCGATCACGCTCAAACCACAACGCGTGAACCTGCTACACCTTTGCCAAGTTGCGTTTGACGAAATCGCCGTCGAGCACGATTTCTTCCCTCATCAGCTGGAATTTTCACGCGTCAGCGATCGAGATGTCATCGCTCAGCTTGACCGCGAAAAAATGAAACAGGTCTTCCTGGCGATTCTGGAGAACGCAATTGATGCCGCCGACGAGATTGCCCGAATCGAGGTTGCCTGTAAACGGATCCGCTGGCAAGACAACGAAGCGGTGAAGTTGACAATCCACGATCATGGACATGGATTTCAGTGCGAATCGCTTCCCAAAGTCTTTGAGCCGTTCTACACCACGAAACAGCATGGCACGGGACTCGGCCTAGCTATCTGTCGGCGCATTGTCGAAGCCCACCGCGGCGAGATTCGCGCCGCAAACCACGCCGATGGAGGAGGCATCATCGAAATGACCCTCTCGGTCCATCCGCAACCGCTCAGCCTTCCTCGCCAATCGCCCTACTAA
- a CDS encoding sigma-54-dependent transcriptional regulator, which yields MTNSPIKLLLVDDEDDYRRSCMKYMQRKGHDVQEAGSGAQAMMLLERGSFDVAVLDIDMPGMTGLELMQRIYEAKMDLEVVFLTGHGSIETAVSAMKLGACDYLTKPCSLGDLEHRCLLARDRNQLRKENLQLKALVSRSTPKQKLVGESAAMKEVVRMIEKVAPTGKPVLIEGESGTGKEVVARSIQERSELANKPFVTINCAALPEQLVESELFGHQKGSFTGATSDKLGLFEIADGGTLFIDEIGELPLALQPKLLRVLEDGSLRRIGCHRERKVKVRIIAATNRDLTQAVKDGHFREDLFYRVNVLSLTLPPLRHREGDVERLIDHLLPKGWSIDSDAKEALMHHPWPGNVRQLINVIERATILADHHDITLDDLPSEIAHPVDMHTPIFNGDASHGSASLPPQFVVGSPDLKVDDLVRTHVLEVLAKEKGNKARTARKLGIHRRKLYRLLERYAQSATAAAV from the coding sequence ATGACAAACTCACCTATCAAATTGCTCTTGGTCGATGACGAGGATGATTATCGCCGGAGTTGCATGAAATACATGCAGCGCAAAGGGCATGATGTCCAAGAAGCAGGAAGTGGCGCTCAAGCGATGATGCTGTTGGAACGAGGGTCCTTTGACGTCGCGGTGTTGGACATCGACATGCCCGGAATGACGGGGCTGGAGTTAATGCAGCGGATTTACGAAGCCAAGATGGATCTGGAAGTGGTCTTTCTGACCGGTCACGGCAGCATTGAAACCGCCGTCTCCGCGATGAAGTTAGGCGCCTGCGACTATCTCACCAAACCCTGTTCACTGGGAGACCTCGAGCACCGTTGCCTGCTCGCACGCGATCGCAACCAACTTCGCAAAGAGAACCTGCAGCTCAAAGCCCTGGTTTCTCGTTCGACGCCGAAGCAAAAGTTGGTCGGTGAATCGGCCGCGATGAAGGAGGTCGTGCGGATGATCGAGAAGGTCGCACCGACGGGGAAACCGGTGTTGATCGAAGGGGAGAGCGGGACGGGCAAGGAGGTCGTTGCTCGATCGATTCAAGAGCGTAGTGAGCTCGCCAACAAGCCATTCGTCACCATTAATTGTGCCGCGTTACCCGAACAACTGGTCGAGAGTGAACTTTTCGGCCATCAAAAAGGATCCTTCACCGGTGCCACGTCCGATAAATTGGGGCTGTTTGAAATCGCCGATGGTGGCACGTTGTTCATTGACGAAATCGGCGAATTGCCACTCGCGCTCCAGCCCAAGTTGTTGCGTGTTCTCGAAGACGGATCGCTTCGCCGCATTGGTTGCCATCGCGAGCGGAAAGTCAAAGTGCGGATTATCGCCGCGACCAACCGCGATCTGACCCAAGCCGTCAAAGATGGCCACTTTCGCGAAGACCTCTTTTACCGTGTCAATGTGCTGTCGCTGACACTGCCGCCTCTACGCCATCGCGAGGGCGACGTCGAGCGTTTGATCGATCACTTGCTGCCCAAGGGATGGTCAATCGATTCCGATGCGAAGGAGGCACTGATGCATCATCCGTGGCCCGGCAACGTGCGTCAGTTAATCAACGTTATTGAACGGGCCACGATCTTGGCGGATCATCACGACATTACGCTGGACGATCTGCCTAGCGAAATCGCCCATCCTGTGGACATGCACACCCCGATCTTCAACGGTGACGCCTCCCATGGGTCGGCTTCGCTGCCGCCTCAATTTGTGGTCGGATCCCCTGATTTGAAAGTCGACGACTTGGTCAGAACCCACGTGCTTGAAGTGCTCGCCAAGGAGAAGGGAAACAAGGCACGGACGGCACGAAAACTCGGCATCCATCGCCGCAAATTGTATCGCTTGCTCGAACGCTATGCACAGTCTGCGACGGCCGCAGCGGTCTGA
- a CDS encoding universal stress protein: MRVLAAVDQSEYASFALDCLKRLPCHDEVDLSLLSVAPMVPEYDLSGTAFAMDASVIMKREIELMRKSLNAMVAFAHDEFRSIETSTPIGSPATEIIRFAKEKRADLVLLGATGHSAIARVLLGSVSDTVATHVECSALVVRPQGEQKPEQHAASPAPRRILIAIGDAASDASLTTWVTRFRLPTTTQIHLVHVKPILQFYDEDLFQYASKFREPTPSISEETIATLKSQLQSQGFATRSKLIPAKHIGQTLLEYAQSEKCDLIITGDQHETLIHRIFLGSNSRHVLRHAECSVLISRDVPPSANDPS; the protein is encoded by the coding sequence ATGCGTGTGTTAGCGGCGGTCGATCAATCGGAGTACGCCTCCTTCGCATTGGATTGTCTGAAGCGACTGCCGTGCCACGACGAAGTTGACCTTTCACTCCTCAGCGTTGCTCCGATGGTCCCCGAGTATGATCTCAGCGGCACCGCGTTCGCCATGGATGCCTCGGTGATCATGAAACGCGAGATCGAGTTGATGCGAAAATCACTCAACGCGATGGTCGCGTTTGCTCACGATGAATTCCGATCGATTGAGACAAGCACTCCGATCGGGTCACCCGCTACGGAGATCATCCGGTTCGCAAAAGAAAAGCGAGCCGACCTTGTGCTCTTAGGGGCAACAGGCCATTCCGCGATTGCACGCGTTTTGCTGGGCAGCGTCTCTGACACCGTGGCCACCCACGTCGAATGCTCGGCATTGGTGGTCCGTCCACAGGGCGAACAGAAGCCTGAGCAACACGCGGCAAGCCCCGCGCCTCGACGTATCTTGATCGCGATTGGCGATGCCGCCAGCGACGCGAGTCTGACCACATGGGTCACTCGTTTTCGCCTTCCGACGACGACCCAGATTCACTTGGTTCACGTCAAACCGATCCTGCAATTCTACGACGAAGATCTGTTTCAATACGCATCAAAGTTTCGCGAACCGACCCCATCGATCTCCGAAGAAACCATTGCAACACTCAAGTCGCAACTTCAGTCGCAAGGTTTTGCCACGCGATCGAAATTAATCCCTGCAAAGCACATCGGGCAAACCTTGCTGGAGTACGCTCAAAGTGAAAAATGCGATCTAATCATCACGGGTGACCAACACGAGACATTGATCCACCGGATATTCTTAGGCAGTAATTCACGGCATGTTTTGCGACACGCCGAATGTAGCGTGCTGATTTCCCGCGACGTCCCGCCCTCGGCTAACGATCCAAGTTAG
- a CDS encoding CBS domain-containing protein, with translation MTKFGSHEDSVQQWMSIPTNSVQREGTVRDVLELMKGKQITSVPVVDPQGLVIGIVTQRDLASVVLSTDQLLDSDYPHYEDCLWAVDLIQRRLGSDKVTEVMSESVASIEPGRSMWEAAKQMTELGIHHLAVTKNGKLLGMLSSSDFMRLVASMG, from the coding sequence ATGACTAAGTTCGGCAGCCATGAAGACTCCGTCCAGCAATGGATGTCGATCCCCACGAACTCGGTGCAGCGCGAGGGGACGGTTCGCGATGTTTTAGAGTTGATGAAGGGCAAGCAGATCACTTCGGTCCCCGTGGTGGATCCTCAGGGGCTCGTCATCGGGATCGTGACCCAGCGTGACCTCGCAAGTGTGGTCCTTTCCACGGACCAATTGCTCGACAGTGACTATCCCCACTACGAAGATTGTTTGTGGGCCGTGGACTTGATTCAACGACGATTGGGAAGCGACAAAGTGACCGAGGTGATGAGTGAGAGCGTGGCATCGATCGAACCAGGGCGATCGATGTGGGAAGCGGCAAAACAGATGACCGAATTGGGGATCCATCACCTCGCCGTTACGAAGAACGGAAAATTGTTAGGCATGTTGTCCTCAAGCGACTTTATGCGTTTGGTCGCGAGCATGGGATAG
- a CDS encoding Crp/Fnr family transcriptional regulator — MSLDELETLSLASELSPTSRTRLANLATIVAWPPQSLLFREGECHRYIYWIQQGRVRLEMSGTGGGAMAMLTVGPGDLLGWSALLGDQRMTATAITATATTLIALDADALQQLCDENHEIGYKVMQMIAKSISKRLLATRLQLLDLFQPPMASVDE, encoded by the coding sequence ATGAGTCTCGACGAACTCGAAACGCTGAGTCTCGCCAGCGAGCTTTCGCCAACGTCGCGTACCCGTCTCGCCAATTTAGCCACGATCGTCGCGTGGCCACCGCAATCCCTTTTGTTTCGCGAGGGAGAGTGTCACCGTTACATTTATTGGATCCAACAAGGACGCGTCCGATTAGAGATGTCGGGAACCGGCGGCGGTGCGATGGCAATGTTGACGGTCGGCCCAGGCGATTTGTTGGGTTGGTCTGCATTGCTCGGAGACCAACGTATGACGGCAACCGCGATCACCGCGACAGCGACGACGTTGATTGCGTTGGATGCCGATGCACTGCAGCAACTCTGTGACGAGAACCATGAGATCGGCTACAAGGTCATGCAAATGATCGCCAAGTCGATTTCCAAGCGTTTGCTGGCGACTCGCTTGCAATTGCTCGACCTGTTTCAGCCCCCAATGGCCTCTGTGGATGAATGA
- a CDS encoding 4Fe-4S dicluster domain-containing protein, which yields MKWLPRQELQRLIDVLQQRGYQVIGPTKRDTAIVYEPIDQAAQLPAGWTDDQSPATYRIRETKNDRQFYFNSSPDSWKKYLYPARQELTGATLTKDGWKFASKIADPPRRALLGIRACDLAAIRIQDRVFSEGDYVDPVYTRRREAVLLIAVQCSTAAPTCFCTSMDTGPKCHAGFDIALTETDEGFCVETDSEMGASIVAELQLAPTDSEQTALAANETNNAIRAITKRLDTTDIHDLLLEHLEHPHWSEVAQRCLSCTNCTMVCPTCFCATVNELSDLDQTEVTRVRQWDSCFNLDFSYTAGGTVRNDVRSRYRQWLTHKLATWHDQFDTSGCTGCGRCITWCPVGIDLTEEVAAIRENPAR from the coding sequence ATGAAGTGGTTACCGCGTCAGGAACTGCAACGGTTAATCGACGTCTTACAGCAGCGTGGCTATCAGGTGATTGGCCCGACGAAGCGTGACACGGCGATCGTTTATGAACCGATCGACCAAGCCGCACAATTACCAGCGGGTTGGACGGACGATCAATCCCCGGCAACCTACCGAATTCGCGAAACGAAAAACGACCGCCAATTCTACTTTAACTCCAGTCCCGATTCTTGGAAAAAGTATCTCTATCCCGCTCGCCAAGAGCTCACCGGCGCCACGTTGACCAAGGACGGTTGGAAATTCGCCAGCAAAATTGCCGATCCTCCGCGACGGGCTTTGCTCGGCATACGCGCCTGCGACTTGGCGGCAATCCGGATCCAGGATCGTGTATTCAGCGAAGGTGACTACGTGGATCCGGTGTACACCCGCCGCCGTGAAGCGGTGCTCCTGATCGCGGTTCAATGCTCCACCGCCGCACCCACTTGTTTTTGCACCTCGATGGACACCGGGCCCAAATGCCATGCGGGTTTCGATATCGCATTGACCGAGACGGACGAGGGGTTCTGTGTTGAAACCGATAGTGAAATGGGTGCGAGCATCGTGGCCGAGTTGCAGTTGGCCCCTACCGATAGCGAACAAACAGCCTTAGCTGCTAACGAAACCAATAACGCGATCCGCGCAATCACAAAGCGGCTTGATACGACCGACATTCACGACCTGTTGTTGGAGCATCTTGAACATCCGCATTGGAGCGAGGTTGCCCAGCGATGCCTTTCCTGTACGAACTGTACGATGGTTTGTCCGACTTGTTTTTGCGCGACCGTCAACGAGTTGAGTGATCTGGACCAGACCGAGGTGACTCGTGTTCGCCAATGGGACTCCTGTTTCAATCTCGACTTTAGCTACACGGCGGGTGGAACCGTTCGCAACGATGTTCGCAGCCGTTATCGACAATGGCTGACGCATAAGCTTGCGACTTGGCACGACCAATTCGACACCAGCGGGTGTACGGGTTGCGGTCGCTGTATCACTTGGTGTCCGGTTGGCATCGATTTGACCGAAGAGGTCGCGGCGATTCGAGAAAACCCGGCAAGGTAA
- a CDS encoding dihydroorotate dehydrogenase, which yields MKIDLSTAYGGLILDSPIVVGASPMVSDEQTRSSLEAAGAGAVVLPSVFEEQVIRWTQKMGRPITEREQALLARSERFRIRSAGEGAEDYLALVERASSQLSIPVIASLNGYSANGWLDFAGELEQAGAAGVELNVYHAPVSDYRGSGEIEDSIVAAVGEVNEAISIPLFIKFERVGVSLPHLARRVCSGANGFVVYGRGPDTDICLESLKLKSFWSLTAPGSAIQLLNPIMRVHATCPAMSIAASGGIASCEDVIKVLLAGADVAMITSELYRSGPTTIRTLIDGLVAFLQRHHFKSLRDLQLHRPLEFANDQERVHYIAALSARLNVASPADSVSPRP from the coding sequence ATGAAGATTGATCTCTCGACCGCGTACGGTGGCTTGATTCTTGATTCCCCAATTGTCGTGGGGGCCTCGCCGATGGTGAGCGACGAACAAACACGCTCAAGTCTCGAGGCGGCCGGTGCGGGGGCTGTCGTGTTGCCATCGGTTTTTGAAGAACAGGTGATCCGCTGGACACAAAAGATGGGACGCCCCATCACCGAGCGTGAACAGGCATTGTTGGCCCGCAGCGAACGATTTCGAATCCGTTCCGCAGGCGAAGGTGCCGAAGACTATTTGGCATTGGTCGAGCGTGCGAGTTCGCAGCTCTCCATTCCCGTGATCGCAAGCTTGAATGGCTATTCGGCGAACGGGTGGCTTGATTTCGCGGGAGAATTAGAACAGGCGGGCGCCGCCGGGGTTGAGCTGAATGTCTATCATGCACCGGTGAGCGATTATCGTGGATCGGGCGAGATCGAAGACTCGATCGTTGCCGCAGTGGGGGAGGTGAATGAAGCCATCTCGATCCCTTTGTTTATCAAGTTCGAACGCGTCGGCGTTAGTCTGCCGCATCTTGCCCGCCGGGTATGTTCCGGAGCCAATGGCTTTGTGGTGTACGGACGTGGTCCCGATACGGATATCTGTCTCGAAAGTTTGAAGTTAAAGTCATTCTGGAGTTTGACTGCTCCGGGGTCGGCGATTCAACTGCTCAACCCCATCATGCGAGTTCATGCAACCTGTCCCGCGATGTCGATTGCGGCAAGCGGAGGAATTGCCAGTTGCGAAGACGTCATTAAAGTGTTGTTGGCGGGAGCCGACGTGGCCATGATCACGTCCGAATTGTATCGCTCGGGGCCTACCACGATTCGCACGTTGATCGACGGCTTGGTCGCATTTCTACAGCGGCACCATTTTAAATCGCTCCGGGATTTGCAGTTGCATCGCCCGCTCGAATTTGCCAATGACCAAGAACGGGTGCACTACATCGCCGCGTTGTCGGCCCGGCTCAACGTCGCCTCCCCTGCGGATTCGGTGAGTCCTCGGCCGTGA
- a CDS encoding universal stress protein, with protein sequence MQRFKRILCYAGTGSDETAISRAVGLAITNGAALTVMDVIKPIPKAVGLITKAFPSNDLQNLVVKDREQRLLDRMSEYADTAVSLELVVASGDPATEIIRRVIAEDIDLVIKTADGFSTTGRLFGSVARSLLRMCPCPVWLLKPEVHGPFDQVLAAIDLDTEDKVHQNLNRNILELAFSIAAREDAQLHLVSVWGLWMEEPLRKRMGDDTVDRLVGMQEAKVRQALDDLLQAPWAEDTHVHVHLERGDPAEVIRAVADQIEADLIVMGTVCRTGVPGFLIGNTADSIISELTCSMLALKPTGFLSPIEVAGKEVGR encoded by the coding sequence ATGCAACGTTTCAAGCGAATCCTATGTTATGCCGGTACCGGTTCCGATGAGACCGCGATCTCACGCGCGGTCGGCTTGGCGATCACGAACGGTGCCGCCTTGACGGTCATGGATGTGATCAAGCCCATTCCTAAAGCGGTCGGCTTGATCACCAAAGCATTTCCCTCCAATGACCTCCAGAACTTGGTCGTCAAGGATCGTGAACAGCGGTTGTTGGATCGCATGTCGGAGTACGCCGATACGGCGGTTTCGCTCGAATTGGTGGTCGCTAGCGGTGATCCCGCGACGGAGATTATCCGCAGGGTGATTGCTGAAGACATCGACTTGGTGATCAAAACGGCAGACGGTTTTTCGACCACAGGACGGCTTTTTGGGAGTGTCGCGAGATCGCTGTTGCGGATGTGCCCCTGTCCTGTCTGGCTGCTCAAACCCGAAGTTCACGGGCCGTTCGACCAAGTGCTGGCTGCGATCGACTTGGATACCGAAGACAAGGTTCATCAAAACCTCAATCGCAATATTCTTGAGCTTGCATTCTCCATTGCCGCACGAGAAGACGCTCAACTGCATCTCGTTAGCGTTTGGGGGCTGTGGATGGAAGAGCCTTTGCGAAAGCGAATGGGGGACGATACGGTCGATCGTCTGGTCGGAATGCAGGAAGCGAAGGTGCGACAGGCACTCGATGATTTGTTGCAAGCTCCCTGGGCGGAGGACACCCACGTTCATGTCCACTTGGAACGAGGCGATCCGGCCGAAGTCATTCGGGCGGTTGCGGACCAAATCGAAGCCGACTTGATCGTCATGGGCACGGTTTGTCGCACCGGAGTTCCTGGGTTCTTGATTGGCAACACCGCCGATTCCATCATTTCGGAGCTAACGTGTTCGATGCTCGCGCTCAAACCCACAGGCTTCCTCTCGCCGATCGAGGTCGCTGGTAAAGAGGTCGGCCGTTGA
- a CDS encoding universal stress protein yields the protein MRQSAHSSVWHARKVLFSINGTPFAFFFLEFLQGDSEMHKVLLAVDGSAASDEAAYQVACLAHHDRWDVTVLTVVQRPYRLDSDGVVEAFEKACDQDREFAVEHYGKISAIFDGANVSIGQRIENGSVNETIIETADEIGADLIVVGAKGRSQISRVLLGSVSDHVATHAHCSVWVVRPSDREVTERGSRVCLTYDGRVPSQAALKEIAEIAWRHDTEFHVLCVASYLYNFFGELREDSDAASQYNAYLKQAQEQLLGVAPQAQTHLLESEHVGEGIVMFAEQNDIDLLVLGETPRYGLSRFLLGSTSRYALRHARCSVWITRNRLFQGADPVASAEQAVVE from the coding sequence TTGCGACAATCTGCACACTCCAGCGTCTGGCATGCGCGAAAAGTGTTGTTTTCGATCAATGGCACTCCGTTTGCTTTCTTTTTCTTGGAATTCCTCCAAGGAGATTCGGAGATGCACAAGGTGTTGCTCGCCGTTGATGGCTCCGCGGCGTCGGACGAGGCTGCGTATCAGGTCGCTTGTTTGGCTCATCACGATCGTTGGGATGTAACCGTGCTGACCGTCGTACAGCGACCCTATCGGCTCGACAGCGATGGGGTGGTCGAGGCCTTTGAAAAGGCTTGTGATCAAGACCGCGAATTTGCAGTGGAGCACTATGGAAAAATTTCGGCGATCTTTGACGGCGCCAATGTGTCGATCGGGCAGCGGATCGAAAACGGGAGCGTCAATGAAACGATTATCGAAACGGCCGACGAGATTGGCGCCGATCTGATTGTGGTCGGCGCGAAAGGACGCTCGCAGATCAGTCGTGTGTTGCTAGGCAGTGTCAGCGATCATGTGGCAACACATGCCCATTGTAGCGTTTGGGTGGTGCGACCGAGCGACCGTGAGGTTACCGAGAGGGGGAGCCGAGTTTGTTTGACGTACGACGGTCGCGTCCCATCCCAAGCCGCACTGAAGGAGATTGCCGAGATCGCTTGGCGTCACGATACCGAGTTTCATGTGCTCTGCGTTGCTTCGTATCTCTATAACTTTTTTGGCGAGCTCCGAGAGGATTCCGATGCGGCTTCGCAATACAACGCGTACTTGAAACAAGCCCAAGAACAACTGTTGGGCGTGGCGCCTCAAGCCCAGACTCATTTGCTCGAAAGCGAGCATGTGGGAGAAGGCATTGTGATGTTTGCCGAGCAGAACGACATTGACCTGTTGGTGTTGGGCGAGACGCCACGCTATGGCTTGAGTCGGTTTTTGCTAGGCAGCACATCGCGTTATGCCCTTCGGCATGCTCGTTGCAGCGTTTGGATCACTCGCAATCGCTTGTTTCAGGGCGCCGATCCTGTGGCGTCTGCCGAGCAGGCCGTTGTTGAGTAA